TTGCCGTGGATTTTGAAAGTCGGCATCCGCTACCCACACATCGGGCGCGTGATTTACGTCCTCAATGCTGTAGAAAATATCTCCCGTTTGAGGTGCAACATCCATGTTTCTACCCATAGGATTATAATTACGCTTTTCCTGAACCAGTCGTGTAATCTCGCGCGTTTTCAGGTTGACGCGATGAAAGCCGTGCTGTTCGCTGTTTGAATGGACCATATGAATGTATATTGATTCGGCACCGTCTGACGACCAAACAGTGCTCGCTTCCACTTGTCGAACAATCCGAACAACACGTCCATCAAATCCGTCTGTCAGTTTTTCAATAGTCCGATTGGCGATGGTAATTTGCCAGAGATCGCCGCGGGCGACACAAAACAGGTGTTTACTATCTGAACTCCACAAAGGCGGATGCGAACTATTTGTCAGTTCAATATCGGTGTCTTGGGTGAGATTCAATCGGCTACCGTCAACTGTCGAAATGAGCAAAAGTTCATCTTTGGCAACCTTATTCTCTGTCGGAAACGCAACGTAGCGACCATCTGGCGACCAAGTAAACAAACGTCCCCATCCAGATTTCAGCGAGTCAGCAAGTAATTTCGGAGCCCCTCCATTTAGCGGCGAAAGATAGAGTTCGTAAAGGAGTTGAGCGTTACTTTCTAACCCTTGAAAACTCGTAAACGCCGCGGTTGCTCCATTAGGGGCAACACGGATACCAGATGGATAGAGTCCCTGCGCTAACGTTTCGACTTCCCCTGTATCAACCCTTATCATCCCAAGGTCTGCGCGATATTGCGCATCAAACCAGGAAGTCCGCCGCGGTCGAAATTCACTTTCCGGTTGTCCAGCAATAGGACTGGTAAAGACTGTTACCGATGCCTTTTCCTTGTCTGGAGGTGCTTTTTCATCTGTCTCTACTGCCGAATGCAGCCTAAGGATGATGCGCGTTCCATCGGGTGTCCAGAGGGGTGGCAACGCCATCGACAAAAACGGTTGAATCCTAACATCACTCGCGAGCCACGGTTCATCTTCGTCGACCTCCCATATCCACAATTGGGCTGTTTTATGCTTATCGGAATAAAAAGCCAATCTTTTTCCATCCGGTGACCATGCAGGTCTATAACTCGTCCCCCAATTTGGAGTAAGATTTCGCGATTCACCACTCTGAACATTGATAATCCAAATTTCACTACCTTCTTGCAAGCCGGCTAAGCCGGTTGGAAGATATGTATCATTTTCCGCTCCTACGCGTTTTCTGGAATAACTTTGAACAGCAACAGCAAGTTGTGTCCCATCCGGTGAAACAGCAATTGGATCGAATAAAGTGAGGAGTTCTATTGAGAGAATGTCCTCAATACTTCTAAAAAGGTCGGTGTGCCTCATCTCTTTGCCCCTATGTTGGTTCATCGTGTCCTTCACCTCCGTTTGCTGCCATCACTTACGTGGTGTTAGAATGAAATTCCAAGATGCTTCTTTCAACACTTCGGCGCAGCGTCTCATCACTTAAATGGAACGCCTCGCGTATTGTCATTGACAGCTTCCCTTTCTGTTCTATCGAATCGAGCAATTGCTGGTTTGATACGACAACGACAGTGTCAGCATTTTCTTGAATTTCCTGTAGCGACCGTTTCGCTTGTTCGGCGCGACGTTGACCTTCAAAGTTGAATGGACATGTCACAACACCTACAGCCAAAGCACCCTGTGCTTGCGCGAGAGATGCAATCAGCGGCGAAGCACCCGCTCCTGTTCCGCCGCCCATACCGGCTATAACAAAAACGATATCCGCGTCCGCAACGATGGCGTTGAGCATTTCCCTGTTCTCTTCAGCGGCTCTTCTACCTATCTCTGGATTCGCGCCACAACCAAGCCCTTGGGTGGTGTTAGCACCGATCTGTACCGGTGTTGCTTCAGGGTGCTTGTCGAGTGCTTGCTGGTCTGTATTCACGACATAAAATTCAATGTCCGTCAAACCGTCTTCAATCATTCGTTTGACGGCGTTACCGCCCGCGCCACCGACACCAATAACCTTGATTCTGGTTTGGATGCGTTTGGATGACATAGTTCTCCCTCTTTCCGGTTCGACACCGAACTGCTTGCGCAAGAGTTCACGTGTCTGTCTTAATTTGGTTTTGATTGTGCCTATCGCCAATCCGAGTTCAGTGTGGATCTCCTTAACGTTCCACAATTCCAGATAGTATAGGACCGCAACGCGGCGCACTTTATTCGGGAGATGATGCACGGCTTCCCTTACATCGTCGTAGTGTTCCGTTTCCCTAAAACGTGCGACTGCATCTTGGTCGATACGATCCG
This Candidatus Poribacteria bacterium DNA region includes the following protein-coding sequences:
- a CDS encoding sigma-70 family RNA polymerase sigma factor, whose protein sequence is MQYGLSTHINLTDEELIGFAQTGDELAFAELMSRYSRRIWKVIIANSRQPRDAEEILMDVWRAVWENISGLRSVENFGGWVHRIAYNACKRYYASAGRSGNDIPCSDADLTDRIDQDAVARFRETEHYDDVREAVHHLPNKVRRVAVLYYLELWNVKEIHTELGLAIGTIKTKLRQTRELLRKQFGVEPERGRTMSSKRIQTRIKVIGVGGAGGNAVKRMIEDGLTDIEFYVVNTDQQALDKHPEATPVQIGANTTQGLGCGANPEIGRRAAEENREMLNAIVADADIVFVIAGMGGGTGAGASPLIASLAQAQGALAVGVVTCPFNFEGQRRAEQAKRSLQEIQENADTVVVVSNQQLLDSIEQKGKLSMTIREAFHLSDETLRRSVERSILEFHSNTT
- a CDS encoding S9 family peptidase, which gives rise to MNQHRGKEMRHTDLFRSIEDILSIELLTLFDPIAVSPDGTQLAVAVQSYSRKRVGAENDTYLPTGLAGLQEGSEIWIINVQSGESRNLTPNWGTSYRPAWSPDGKRLAFYSDKHKTAQLWIWEVDEDEPWLASDVRIQPFLSMALPPLWTPDGTRIILRLHSAVETDEKAPPDKEKASVTVFTSPIAGQPESEFRPRRTSWFDAQYRADLGMIRVDTGEVETLAQGLYPSGIRVAPNGATAAFTSFQGLESNAQLLYELYLSPLNGGAPKLLADSLKSGWGRLFTWSPDGRYVAFPTENKVAKDELLLISTVDGSRLNLTQDTDIELTNSSHPPLWSSDSKHLFCVARGDLWQITIANRTIEKLTDGFDGRVVRIVRQVEASTVWSSDGAESIYIHMVHSNSEQHGFHRVNLKTREITRLVQEKRNYNPMGRNMDVAPQTGDIFYSIEDVNHAPDVWVADADFQNPRQLTRLNPNIETERLGTSQFVTWQTPSGKNLRGALLFPRDYVEGKRYPLITQVYGGSFLSYQFNDFGTDHYGGNFLLTNQDYVVFLPDTPMETNAPIQELAEMVLSGIDTLIDMGIADPSRLGIMGHSYGGYCVNALITQTSRFSAAVSSAPLANLISFYGHLTEEGDSQWIHWAEKEQGKMGGSLWEFRDRYIENSPIFFLDKVETPLLLVVGALDGVPAVPQAGEMFSGLRRLGKKAVFARYEGEGHSQVTNWRYPNVADYWQRVLFWFDEHLSKSSEEDQEQ